The Shewanella halotolerans region TGCCGCGCCTATCCCCTGTTAATTGCCAGCCTGCTCGCCGCCGGGTTCACCTTCAGCCCAAGCAGCCAAGCCGACTTGCTATCTGACATCTGGGATAAGCTTAAGACCACGGCAACGGACGCCGCCGACGCCGCAGAGGATGCTGGCAAGACAGTTACCAACACGGTAGATATTCAGGGTAAGGTGCTGATCCTGCAGCAGGCACAGCAGAGCTTTAACGGCTACACCCAGCAGATGTTCGACATGATCGAGAATGCCGGCAGTGAAGGCCGCATGGTGATCCAGCAGGAATTTGAGGGGCTGGCCGCCTTCGGTGGGGCCAGCTGCGCCGGGGGTAGCGAGTGCTACCGCTTTAAAAACGATCTTATCGCCTTCGTGAGCGATCTGGAATCCACGGGTAACCTGTTGTTTAACATGCAAGACAGCAGCCTGCTCGGCAACATCTATCACTTCGACCCCATGATCAGCCTGATCGATGCCATGCCGGGCTACTCCCTCTATCCCCTCTATCGCGCCTTCACGGTCGACGGCGGCGCCTTCCAGTCGGGATTCTTCGATGTGTTTCACGAGATGACGACTCATCTGGAAACTCTGAGGCGGGGACTCGGCCCCAACAGCAACGCCAGCTTCGGCATCAACAACCTAGTGGGCGACAGCTGCCAGTTTATCAACAGCAACCCTGCCGAGTTTGAACAGGCCGCCTTCTTCGTCACCGCCGGAGCGGGTTCCATCAAGCTATTCGGTCAGCTACTCAAGGCCCTGGGCACCACCAAGATAGAGCCTGTGGCCCAGGTGCACGGCTATGTGGGTGGCACCATAAAGAATAACCCTTTGAAGAAGTTCGGTGAGCTACTCAACGGCATCTCTTCGGCGGCGCTGACGGCCGCCAATTACGGCCATAACAAGCTGAGGTACTGCCAGACCCAGGCGATTCAGCAGGCGATCATCGCCAACCAGCAGGAGGTGCTCAGCAATCAGGTACTGTTGCTGCAACGTCTGGAGCAGATGGAAAACAGCCTGCCAGCGGGTTGGGCCAGGAAGGGCGGGGAATAACGCTCGGCCGGAGGGCACTGACAAACAGAGACTAGGCCGCCTCGTTGCCGGCCAGCTCCTGGTTGTGATCTTGAATGAAGTCTTCCATAAACCAGGCGCAGAAGGTGTGGCGGCCATCCACCTCGGCCTTGCCATAGATGGTGGAGGCCTGCTGGCGCACCGTCTTCTCCTTGGTCTGGCGCACCTCGGCGATCTCCTTGAAGCTGAGCCCTTTGAGGATCAGAAACGCCACCTGCTGCTCGCTCTTGGTGAAGCCCCAGGTATCGAACTGGCTGGCCACCGCCTGGCTATACTCCTGGCGGGCGGCGCGCATCTGAGTCGATAGGTTGTCTATCTTCTTGTCGGCCTGGGCGAGCCTGTGGGCCAGTGCCTTGACCTGCCGGGAGCGACGCATTAGGTCGCGGCTCAGATAGAGGGTGGCGATCACGGTCAGCAGCACCAAGACACTCTCCTGGGCGATATGCCAAGCGGGGATCTCCAGCTGCACATCGGCGACAATATCCACCAGCTTAAACAACATGATAAGCACCAAGAGGGCGATGATAACCAGATCCTTTTTCATGGATATTCCTACTCCTATCACGGCCTGCCCACACTCAATTACGCGCCAGACAGCCAAAATCCACAGGCAAATCTACAGCCAAATTCCGATAATACAAAAAGGCGAAGCAACTAATAATCAATAAGTTAACTTATGGTACATATGTACCATAGCCCGCTTTATGATACATCTCCCTCAAGACAGGGGCGGCACAATCACTAGACTGACGGCACACTTTAATACCACAGAAATCGCTTATGTCCGTCGTTAAGTCTTGTATCAAGATATGTCTGTTGACCGCATTAAGTAGCAGTAGTTTCTTTGGCTATGCGGCCTCGACTCATCAACTCCATCACCTGCTGAAGATCAGTAAGTCGCGGCTCCCCAATGCCAGCGCCCAGGCGCCCGTCGTCGAGGATGAACGCGCCCAGCAGCTGAGCAGTTCAAGCTGGTTGATGGGGCTCCCCAGCATCAGCCTGAGCCATCTGGGTAGCCTGGACAATGGTAACAGCTACGAGCAGGAGGTGTCGCTCAATTTGCCATTAAAGTCCCCCGGCGCCTACGACAGCGACAGCCAGATCAAGCAGTTGTCCCAAGCCATCGGCAGCCAGCAACAGGCGCTGCAGAATCTCTACCTCTCCGGCCTTATCCGTCAGAGCATCTGGGACTATCGTCTCGCCAGCGTCAAGCTGGCCCAGCTGGAGCGCAAACGTAAGCTGCTGGATAAGCTGCATCAACAGCAGAAACGCCTCACCGACGTGGGCGAGCTGCCAGTGGCTAATCTATTGCTGCTCGAGCGCGAGCAGGTGGATATCGACCTGCAGCAGATCCAGCTTAAACAGCAACAGGCCGAGGCGGCCTCGCTGTTTTACCGTCTCACCGGCCAGCAACAGCCACCTGAAACCATCGATGACCAGCCAAGCACCAAGCTGCGGCAGGTGTCCGAGTTCGACAACCAACTGGCCCTGCACCCCCTGTGGCAGCTGCAGCGACTACAACAGCAACAGGCGCGTCTGCTGATCGAGCGTCAGCAGGCGGGCACGCAAGATCCCTGGACCCTCTCTCTCACCGCCAAGCGCACCGCCGACGACCAGCTCGACGACAATCAGCTGGGGCTGGGGATCACTGTCCCCCTAGGGATCAGCTCCGCCCTGTCCCAGAGTGACCTCGCCAGCTGGCAACAGACCAATCAGGAACAGCTACTGCAAAGCGATCGCATCTATCTACAACTCAAGACCCAGGCGGAGAAGCTAGCCAAGCAACAAGAGACGCTAGACCAGCAGCAGCGACTGCTCAAGCAGGGGCTCTCCCTGAGCCGCACCATCACCGAAGAGCTGGCCAAGGTGAAAGACCAGAACCAGGTGAGCTATGAGATCTGGCTGCGCCGCTACATGGATGCGCTGGATACCGAATCGCGTCTGGCGCTGAACAGGGTCAGCCAACAACAACTCCATTCTCAGCAACTACAAGCCTTAGGAATCTCATTATGACGGCCAAGTATGGCGCCAGCCTCCTCTGTTTATCCGCGTTTCTCTCCGCCAGCCTTATGCATCCCGCTCAGGCCGAGCCACTAAGCTTAGAGACCCTAGGCAAGCTTGCCTTAAGCTATGTGCAGCCGCAGAAGGTAGCCAGCTATGAGGGCAGCGCCCTGCCCGCCCAGGTCGCCCGCCTGCCCGGCAACGATTACTGGGTCAGCACGCCGGAAAATATCCAGCAGGTCACCTTCCTGGTGGGCCAAGGCCAGCCCGTCACCCAGGGACAGGCCATCGCCAGGCTGACCGGCCCAGAGGTCTTCCACTTCCTGGCCCAGGTCGAGGCCGCCAGCAGCCTGTATCAACTGGCGAAGCAGCGTTACGATCGTAATCGCCCGCTGCTGAAGAACGGCAGCATCAGCGCCGACAAGTGGCGCGAGATCAGCCAGGACTATTTCGCCAGTCACCTGGAATATGAGCATATGCAGCATTTCATGGCCATGGTGCTCGCCAAGGACGAGGCCAGCGAGTCGCTAACCATAGGCGCGCCCGTGGCCGGTATCGTCAAACTCAATCAGCTCGACACTCCCTACCACGCCGGCACACAGCTCTTCTCTCTGGTGCCCAGCGATGCCATTCGCGTCCGGGTCAATGTGCCCATGAGCCAGTCGGCCTCGCTGTCGGCAATCAACATCAATGCCTGTCATCTCACCATAGATGCCCAGTCGGCCATCGCCGACGGCGCCTTTATCAACGCCTGGTCTGAGCCGGTTCCTCAAGGCTGTAACTTGTTGCTGGGACAGCAGATAACTGTGATACCCGAGTATCAAAAGGCCGTCTACCTGCTGCCCAAGCATAGCGTCTTCAGCTGGGAGCAGGAGAGTCAGGTATTTACCCAGCAGGCGAGCCAGCTCGAGGCGGTCACCATAGAGATTTTGGGGTCTACGCCGGAGCAGTACATAGTCGCCAGCGATCTGGATCTGAGCCAGATGCAGGTGTTGTCGCAATCTGTGGCGGCGGTGAAAGGGATCATGCTCGGCCTAGGGGGCGAATAAGATGCTGACCTCGGTAATACGCTTCTCCCTCACCCAGCGCCTGTTTGTGCTGATCGTCGCCGCCATTTTGATGGCCGCCGGCGGCAAGGCCTGGCTGGCGATCCCCTTAGATGCCTTTCCCGATATCTCGCCCACCCAGGTGAAGATAATCCTCAAGGCGCCGGGCATGACGCCCGAAGAGATAGAAGCGCAGATCACTGTGCCCATAGAGACAGAGCTGCTGGGGATCCCCAATCAGGCGATCCTGCGCTCGACCACCAAGTACGCCATCAGCGACATCACCCTGGATTTCGCCGAAGGCACCGACATCTACTGGGCGAGACAGCAGGTGAGCGAACGCCTGGCCGCAGTGTGGGACAGCTTCCCCGAAGGGGTCTCCGGCGGGGTAGCCCCCATGAGCACGCCCTTGAGCGAGATCTTCATGTTCTCCCTGGAAAACCCCAATCTGTCGCTGATGGAGCGCAGGCAGCTGCTGGAATGGGAGGTGCGCCCCTTGCTGCGCACTGTGCCCGGGGTGGCCGACGTCAACATTCTCGGCGGCTATGCCAAGAGCTTCAGCATTAACCCCAACCCGGCAGCCATGGCGGCGGCCGGCATAGGCTTTGCGGATCTGCAGCAGGCGATCAAGGACAACAACCACAACGAGGGCGCAGGTAAGCTCACCATAGGCACGGACACCATAATCGTGCGCGCCGAGGGTCGCATCGACGATATCGACGAGCTGGGACAACTCGTGGTGAAGGCCGACGATGCCAAGGTCTATCGCCTTAAGGATCTGGCCGAGATCCAGATAGGTCACCTAGCGCGCTACGGCGCGGTCACCAAGGATGGTGATGAGACCGCCGAGGCGTTGATCATCGCCCTGAAAGACACTAATACGGCACAAGTTGTCGACGGCATTAAGCAGAAGCTAGCGCAGATCCAGGCCAGCCTGCCCAAGGGCAGCGTGATCAACACCTTCTACGATCGCGCCAACCTGATCAACACCGCCATAGACACCATCTCCAGCGCCCTGTTCGAGGCGGTGCTGCTGGTGATCGTGCTGCTGGCGCTGTTTCTGGGGAATGTGCGCGCCGCCTTGGTGGTGTCCCTGTCGCTACCGTTGGCGGCCCTGATGACCTTCCTGTTGATGGATCTGTTCGACCTGTCGGCCAACCTGATGAGCCTGGGCGGCCTGGTGATCGCCATCGGCATGTTGGTGGACTCCTCTGTGGTGGTGGTCGAAAACATGGTCAATCAGATCGCCTCCAAGCAGCGACTGCCACGCCTGCACCTGATCTTCCGTGCCACCAAGGATGTCGCCATCCCTGTGGTCTCGGGCACCATCATAGTCATCATAGTCTTCTCGCCCCTGCTGAGTCTCACTGGGCTGGAGGGCAAGCTATTTACTCCGGTGGCGGTCACCATAGTGTTTGCCATGCTCTCCTCCCTGGTGCTGGCGCTCACCGTGATCCCTGTGATCGCCTCCTATCTGGTGAACGAGAAGGCGGCCCAGGAGCCCAAGGCGATAGAGAAGCTCAAGGCCGCCTACCTTGGCAGCCTGAAGCGCACCTTCGAGGCAAAGAAAGGCTTTATGCTGATCGCCTTCAGCCTGCTGATCGTCAGCCTGGGGCTGTTTAGCCTGGTGGGCAAGACCTTCATGCCCACCCTGGATGAGGGCGATATCATTCTGCAGCTGGAGAAGTCGCCCTCTATCTCGCTGGAGGCCTCCATCGCCATCGACAAACAGATACAGCAAACCCTGCTGACCAAGGTGCCGGAGATCAAACAGATGGTCGCCCGCACCGGCGCCGACGAGATAGGCCTGGATCCCATGGGGCTGAACGAGACGGACGTGTTTCTCGAGCTTGCCCCGCGCAGCGAGTGGCGCTTCGATACTAAGGCCGAACTGATCGAGGCTATTCGCGGCGAGCTGCTGCAATACGCCGGGGTTAACTTTAACTTCACCCAGCCGATCCAGATGCGGGTCTCCGAGATGTTGACCGGCAGCATAGGCGATGTGGCCATCAAGGTGTTCGGCACAGATATCGACACCCTGGGTACACTGACCGGCGAGATCCAGCAACTGGTGAGCGCCACAACTGGCAGCGTGGATGTGAAGATGTCGCTTATCGAGGGCAGCCCCTTCATCAACCTTACCCTGGATAACGAGCTGGCGAGAGGCTTCGGCATGAGCACCATGGAGTTTGCCCGCTACCTCAAGAGCCAACTCGAAGGGGTGGCGGTGACCGAGGTGCTACAGGGCAAGAAGCGCACCCCAGTGCTGATCGCCAGCGGCGAGGGTAAGCTTGGTAGCATCAATGAGCTTAAGCAACAGCTGCTGGTAATGCCGGATCACTCCCTCAGGCGCCTGACCGATGTGGCCAAGCTCAGCTATAAGGAGGGCCCGATACTGATCGAGCGGGAACAGGGCGATCGCTTCTCGGTGATCACCACCAACGTCGAGGGACGGGATATCGTTGGCTTCGTCGAGGAGCTTAACGCCAAGATAGGCGAGCAGATCAAGCTGCCGGCCGGCTACAGCGTCAGCTTCGGCGGCGAGTTTGAGAATCAGCAGCGCGCCACCAACAACCTGCTGCTGGTGATCCCCATCGCCATGGCGCTGATCACCCTGATCCTCTTCACCACCTTCGGCTCCCTCTCCAAGGCGGGGCTGATCCTGGCCAACGTGCCCTTCGCCATGATGGGCGGCATCGTCAGCCTCTACCTGTCGGGGGAATACCTGTCGGTCCCCGCGTCGGTGGGCTTCATCGCCCTATTGGGGGTGGCCGTGCTTAATGGCGTGGTGATGGTCAGCTACTATGAGCAGACCCGTCACCTGTTTAGCGACCTCTTGACCCGGGTGGAGCAGGGCGCCATGCGCCGCCTGCGCCCTATTCTGATGACGGCCACCACCGCCATGTTCGGCCTGATGCCGCTGGTATTCGCCACCGGTCCAGGAGCGGAGATCCAGAAACCCCTGGCCATAGTGGTGATAGGCGGCCTGCTGACCTCCACCATCACCACCCTCTACATGTTGCCTATCCTCTATTACTGGCTGGAGAAACGCCGATGAGCAGTGAACAACTACTGGTGCTGATCGCCCAGAACGATATTAAAGACGACATAGTCGATACTCTGATCGAGCTGGATTTTCTCTCCGGCTTCAGCCTGGGCAATATCTGCGGCTTCAGCCGTGAGCACAGCCACTTCAACATCAAGGAGCAGGTGGAGGGTTATCGGGAGTTCTGCAAGTTCGAGATCATGCACCCCAGCAGCCAGCAGCAGGCGCTGCTCGCCGAACTCGCTCGGGTGTGCCAGCACAACCCCTGCCGCTACTGGATCATGCCGATCCAGCAGACAGGTACTCTCTGCTAAATTTGGATAACGCCTTAGATCTGTACTCTTTAGCCTATGGCTTAAGAGCCAAGGGCCTAAGGCTTACCATTGCCCTGTTTGAGCAGCAGCTCGGCCTTGGCACCGAGAAACACATAGATCCCCAGCCCCACCAGCAGGCCGACGACGGCGAACATCATGCCGATGGCGGGCTGCACATACTTCATCTCTCCCAGAGAGGCCTTAAACATGGTCAGCAGGGCCTCGATGGAGATGGCGATCAAGATAGTGGAGATGAAGCGGGTGATGGTGCGCCGGGTTGAGCTGTGGCGGAAGATATCCTTGTGCATCAACACCTCCTCTTCGAGAATCGTCTTCCCCAGATCGAACACCGCCAGGGCCAGGGTGATGAAGATAATGATGCTAAAGGGCTTGATTGAGCCGCTGGGCACAACTCCCTCGGCGAGCAAGGCGGCGATATCCACGGTCGCCATGCTGATGAGCACCAGCACCATGATAAACAGCCCGACCACCAACGCGGTATAGACCCCCTTGAACAGGGGCGTCGCCCGCCGTCTGGCCCGATCGCCCATCATAAACTCGATCAACTGTGTCAGATTGATATCCACCACGATAAAACCCCGCCCCGCGTCGTCTTCGATACGATAGGAGGCCGACAGGCAGAGCTGGCCGCTGGCGTTGGAGAGATAGGGAGTGGTGATCTTGAGCAACTGCGTCTCCTGCGCCTTGGAGAAGTAGGGCCTGTGGCTGCGGCTCAGGTTGCGCCCCACGGGGATCGCCTGCACCACACGATTGACTATGGCCACGTTGTCGCTGATCTGCACCCCATCGCCGTCGAGCACATAGAGCAGCTCGATAAAGGGATAGCTGTTGGCGATCTCGGCCATGGCTCGCACCCGAAAGCCGGGGTCGGACAACATCAGGGGATCGCTTATCCCCACCAGAATCGACTCCAGCAACTCCTTCACCAGCTGCTCATGTTCATGGTACCGCTCGATCACGCTCAAGTAACTCATTGCCGCCATAGACTGCTCCCTTTAGATAACAGCTCTAAGCTTTGCAACTATGGCGCCAATCCCACTCGCGGGCACAGAAACCCGGCTAAGGCAGAGGAAAACGCCGCGCCATGGGGCGAAAACCCAGGCTGGGAGGGACTGATAAGGAGATGAATCGCGCGAGCCAGAGCATGCAATTCGCTCTGACTGCGCCGAAACGCATAGGCATCTGCACCAAAAGAGGGCAGATGCCGGCGTATTTCAATAAAGGTAAACGGCGAAGAGCCTTACGTAGAATCAACTAGTGCCGCTGCGCCTCTAACGCCGCCAGGCTCTCGCTGTACTTGCGTGTCCAGAAGGGATGGTCTGTCTTGGCCAGCGCCTGCTTCTGCTGGGCTATGGCTAAGTCATACATCTTCAGCTCGCCGTAGGCCCTTGCCAAAGCATCGTGGGCGCTGTGGGAGTCGGGATTGGCCTCCACCGCCGCCTGATAAACTGCCAGCCCCTTGTCTTTGTCCTTGGCAAATTCAGCATCCGCCAGGGCGATCAGCGAATCTGTGGAGGGCACGGGGAAACCATACTTCTGCTGTGACAGGTAATTGTAATGGTCGAGAATCGCCTTCACGCCGCCCTTGGCGATCGCTGAGTCTGGCGAGAGCACCCTATGGTAGTCGTCGAACAGCCACTCTATGCCGTGGGCGGTCGCCAGGATCGGCTGGGTCATATAGTAGGTGCCGTCGAAACGCTTCACCTTATGGTGCAGCGCCGGATGATTGGTGGTCTCGAGCAGCTCCTCCAAAGCGGCAAAATCCGCCAGCTGTCGCTGCTCGAAATCGCTGTCGCTGGTGGTCAGCATCAGGTAGCGCGGCTTGCCCTTGAGCTTCTCCAGCTTGTCCGCGGCCGACTTGATCACATAGGCAAAATCGTCACTCAGCACCGGGCTCGCCGCCAGGTAAGCGTTGAACAGCTCGGGGCGATTGAGCAAGGTGTAGAGCACCAGGCCGGCGTTGCCGGTAAAGCCATTCATGATACGAAAGCCATTGGTGCGATACTTGGCATCGATGGCGGGCAGCAGCGACTGCTCCATGAAATCCAGCAGGGCGACACTGCCCTCCTGCTCTATCGCCTGACTCTTCAACTTCCCCAGCGCCTGGTCACCGTCGGGCGCTGTGACGATTATGGTCTCCAACCAGGGCCAGTCGCCATTATGGCTCATCCAGTCATGCATCCCCTCGAGATAACCGCGGCTGCGGGGATGAAAGTCGAACAGCAACACATAGCGCTTATCTAGGTTCTCGCCATAACTGGCGGGCAGAGTGACCTTGAAGGCCATGGGCTTGTCGACACCCGGCGCCTTAACCATCAGCGTTTCAAGGTTAGTAGTAGGAGCCGCCTGAACCAGGTTCAAGCCACTACCGAGAAGTAAGATAACACCAGCAATCCATTTATTTATCACGTGTATTCCTTGTTATTGTTAAGTGATAGGGCGACCTGAGCCGTTACCAGGTGGACATAAGAAAATCGCGAATACGCTCTCTGTCTTCCTGAGTATTACAGGAGATCATCTCGCCACAGGTACGACCCCGCAGCGAGGTCCCCGTACTGCTGATGCCATCGGGCACACGAGCACGCAAAGTGGCGATATGGTAGGAAAACACCTCTTCCAGACTCGGTGCGCGTACCTCGATCACCTCCATCTCATCTGTCGGAGCGGCCTGACTCTTGGCCGTAACCGGCGCCACCTTGGACTGGCGCTTGACCTCGAGGGCCACCTCACTAACTTCGGCCAGCAGGTTAAGTGTCGGCTCATGACCCGCCTCATAGGCCTTGGTCAGGTAGTCCTTGGCTTTCACCTTGTCCTTCTCCACCAGCTCGCCTTCTATATAGAGCATTCCCAACAGGTGAGCCGCCTCGTTAAGATCGGCGCGGTTGGCGTCTCGCAGGTAGCGCATCGCCTTGTCGATATCCTGATTCTCGCCATCCTGTAGATAGAGGATGGCCACCTTGTACTGGGCAAAAGGATTACCTAACTTGGCGGCGCGGCGATACCACTTAGTGGATAAACGCATATCGCTCTCTGTGCCATAGCCCAGACGGTACATCTCGGCCAGGGTGTACATAGCATCAGAATGGCCATAACGGGCCAGCGTCTTGTATTCCTTGAAATGATCGACGCATTCGCCACGCTCACAGCTCTCCAGCTGAATCGGCAGCGACTTTACGCTGATTTTGGCCGCAAGTGGCAGGCAGTAACTGCCAGCAACCAAGACTAAGCAGCTAATAAATTTGAGGTATTTAACAGTCATTCGCCCTTCCTTGTTTCCCTTTCCATGTTTTACGCCCCAAGCGAATGAGTATGATATTTAAGCAAAAGCAAGTCAAACCTCCCCCCGAAAACGCCAGACCTGTTTCCCCTTGTGATCCGCTGCGTCTTCGCTCGTCTTTGGGCGATAATTCACTAGCCAAAGGGGCGTTTTCAGCTTAGGATCTGGCCTGTCATTTAAGCGAATCATTTCTATTAATGCATAGTGGAGTAAGCCAACGTTATGGGTATTCGAGCCATAGTTGTAGATACAGCAGGTACAACAACCGATCTGAACTTTATTCAGGACACCCTTTTTCCCTATTCGTCTAAGGCACTCGCTGATTTTTTAGAAGATAATCAAACTAATGTATTGGTCGATAACTGCATCAGCGACGTGAAAGATATCGCGCTGGAGCCGGACGCCTCACTGGAGCGCGTGGTAGAGATACTGCAGCAGTGGATTGCCGAAGATCGCAAGGCCACTCCGCTTAAGACGCTGCAAGGCCTTATCTGGAAACAGGGCTACGCCCAAGGCGAATTTAAGGGCCACATCTACCCTGATTTCATCGACAGCGTGAAAGAGATTAAGGCGCAGAACGTGCGTCTCTATAGCTTCTCTTCCGGCTCTGTGGATGCCCAGAAGCTGCTGTTCAGCCACAGCGACGGCGGCGACCTGACCGAATATTTCGATGGCCACTTCGACACCCGCACCGGCAACAAGCTGTTTAAACAGGCCTACCTTAACATCATCAACACCATCAGCCTGGCGCCTAAGCAGGTGCTGTTTATCTCTGATGTGCTCGAGGAGCTCAAAGCTGCCGAGCAGGCGGGGATGCGTGTAATGCAGATGGTGCGCGAGACCACCCAGCGCACCGGCGACTACCCACAGATCAGCAACTTTAAAGAGTTGAGCTTCTAATCTGTCGCTTTGAAAAATAAAGGCACCCCAGGGTGCCTTTTTTGTTGCCCACTCGCCGAACAAATCGAAGAACGAGAGAAAGCCTCATCCTGATTCATTAGCCACTCGAACGCCCTCAGGGATTGGTATTGTGGCGAGATGCTGATATCTTAATCCAAAACTAAACGCTTGTTTGAAATTAAAGGTTAAGATATGGAGCAGTTCGCTAGCCAGTTTCCCTTTCACACCCGTATCCCGGTCGCCTGGGGCGAGATGGATGCCCTGAAGCACGTCAACAATGCGGTCTATTTTCGGTACTTCGAGACGGCGCGGATAGACTTCTTTAACCAGCTGTTCCCGCTAGATAAGCTCTACCAGTACGGCATGGG contains the following coding sequences:
- a CDS encoding helix-turn-helix transcriptional regulator yields the protein MKKDLVIIALLVLIMLFKLVDIVADVQLEIPAWHIAQESVLVLLTVIATLYLSRDLMRRSRQVKALAHRLAQADKKIDNLSTQMRAARQEYSQAVASQFDTWGFTKSEQQVAFLILKGLSFKEIAEVRQTKEKTVRQQASTIYGKAEVDGRHTFCAWFMEDFIQDHNQELAGNEAA
- a CDS encoding efflux RND transporter permease subunit, with product MLTSVIRFSLTQRLFVLIVAAILMAAGGKAWLAIPLDAFPDISPTQVKIILKAPGMTPEEIEAQITVPIETELLGIPNQAILRSTTKYAISDITLDFAEGTDIYWARQQVSERLAAVWDSFPEGVSGGVAPMSTPLSEIFMFSLENPNLSLMERRQLLEWEVRPLLRTVPGVADVNILGGYAKSFSINPNPAAMAAAGIGFADLQQAIKDNNHNEGAGKLTIGTDTIIVRAEGRIDDIDELGQLVVKADDAKVYRLKDLAEIQIGHLARYGAVTKDGDETAEALIIALKDTNTAQVVDGIKQKLAQIQASLPKGSVINTFYDRANLINTAIDTISSALFEAVLLVIVLLALFLGNVRAALVVSLSLPLAALMTFLLMDLFDLSANLMSLGGLVIAIGMLVDSSVVVVENMVNQIASKQRLPRLHLIFRATKDVAIPVVSGTIIVIIVFSPLLSLTGLEGKLFTPVAVTIVFAMLSSLVLALTVIPVIASYLVNEKAAQEPKAIEKLKAAYLGSLKRTFEAKKGFMLIAFSLLIVSLGLFSLVGKTFMPTLDEGDIILQLEKSPSISLEASIAIDKQIQQTLLTKVPEIKQMVARTGADEIGLDPMGLNETDVFLELAPRSEWRFDTKAELIEAIRGELLQYAGVNFNFTQPIQMRVSEMLTGSIGDVAIKVFGTDIDTLGTLTGEIQQLVSATTGSVDVKMSLIEGSPFINLTLDNELARGFGMSTMEFARYLKSQLEGVAVTEVLQGKKRTPVLIASGEGKLGSINELKQQLLVMPDHSLRRLTDVAKLSYKEGPILIEREQGDRFSVITTNVEGRDIVGFVEELNAKIGEQIKLPAGYSVSFGGEFENQQRATNNLLLVIPIAMALITLILFTTFGSLSKAGLILANVPFAMMGGIVSLYLSGEYLSVPASVGFIALLGVAVLNGVVMVSYYEQTRHLFSDLLTRVEQGAMRRLRPILMTATTAMFGLMPLVFATGPGAEIQKPLAIVVIGGLLTSTITTLYMLPILYYWLEKRR
- a CDS encoding PDC sensor domain-containing protein, which encodes MAAMSYLSVIERYHEHEQLVKELLESILVGISDPLMLSDPGFRVRAMAEIANSYPFIELLYVLDGDGVQISDNVAIVNRVVQAIPVGRNLSRSHRPYFSKAQETQLLKITTPYLSNASGQLCLSASYRIEDDAGRGFIVVDINLTQLIEFMMGDRARRRATPLFKGVYTALVVGLFIMVLVLISMATVDIAALLAEGVVPSGSIKPFSIIIFITLALAVFDLGKTILEEEVLMHKDIFRHSSTRRTITRFISTILIAISIEALLTMFKASLGEMKYVQPAIGMMFAVVGLLVGLGIYVFLGAKAELLLKQGNGKP
- a CDS encoding tetratricopeptide repeat protein translates to MTVKYLKFISCLVLVAGSYCLPLAAKISVKSLPIQLESCERGECVDHFKEYKTLARYGHSDAMYTLAEMYRLGYGTESDMRLSTKWYRRAAKLGNPFAQYKVAILYLQDGENQDIDKAMRYLRDANRADLNEAAHLLGMLYIEGELVEKDKVKAKDYLTKAYEAGHEPTLNLLAEVSEVALEVKRQSKVAPVTAKSQAAPTDEMEVIEVRAPSLEEVFSYHIATLRARVPDGISSTGTSLRGRTCGEMISCNTQEDRERIRDFLMSTW
- a CDS encoding alpha/beta hydrolase-fold protein — translated: MINKWIAGVILLLGSGLNLVQAAPTTNLETLMVKAPGVDKPMAFKVTLPASYGENLDKRYVLLFDFHPRSRGYLEGMHDWMSHNGDWPWLETIIVTAPDGDQALGKLKSQAIEQEGSVALLDFMEQSLLPAIDAKYRTNGFRIMNGFTGNAGLVLYTLLNRPELFNAYLAASPVLSDDFAYVIKSAADKLEKLKGKPRYLMLTTSDSDFEQRQLADFAALEELLETTNHPALHHKVKRFDGTYYMTQPILATAHGIEWLFDDYHRVLSPDSAIAKGGVKAILDHYNYLSQQKYGFPVPSTDSLIALADAEFAKDKDKGLAVYQAAVEANPDSHSAHDALARAYGELKMYDLAIAQQKQALAKTDHPFWTRKYSESLAALEAQRH
- a CDS encoding membrane fusion-like protein yields the protein MTAKYGASLLCLSAFLSASLMHPAQAEPLSLETLGKLALSYVQPQKVASYEGSALPAQVARLPGNDYWVSTPENIQQVTFLVGQGQPVTQGQAIARLTGPEVFHFLAQVEAASSLYQLAKQRYDRNRPLLKNGSISADKWREISQDYFASHLEYEHMQHFMAMVLAKDEASESLTIGAPVAGIVKLNQLDTPYHAGTQLFSLVPSDAIRVRVNVPMSQSASLSAININACHLTIDAQSAIADGAFINAWSEPVPQGCNLLLGQQITVIPEYQKAVYLLPKHSVFSWEQESQVFTQQASQLEAVTIEILGSTPEQYIVASDLDLSQMQVLSQSVAAVKGIMLGLGGE
- a CDS encoding DUF3240 family protein, which codes for MSSEQLLVLIAQNDIKDDIVDTLIELDFLSGFSLGNICGFSREHSHFNIKEQVEGYREFCKFEIMHPSSQQQALLAELARVCQHNPCRYWIMPIQQTGTLC
- the mtnC gene encoding acireductone synthase yields the protein MGIRAIVVDTAGTTTDLNFIQDTLFPYSSKALADFLEDNQTNVLVDNCISDVKDIALEPDASLERVVEILQQWIAEDRKATPLKTLQGLIWKQGYAQGEFKGHIYPDFIDSVKEIKAQNVRLYSFSSGSVDAQKLLFSHSDGGDLTEYFDGHFDTRTGNKLFKQAYLNIINTISLAPKQVLFISDVLEELKAAEQAGMRVMQMVRETTQRTGDYPQISNFKELSF
- a CDS encoding TolC family protein, which translates into the protein MSVVKSCIKICLLTALSSSSFFGYAASTHQLHHLLKISKSRLPNASAQAPVVEDERAQQLSSSSWLMGLPSISLSHLGSLDNGNSYEQEVSLNLPLKSPGAYDSDSQIKQLSQAIGSQQQALQNLYLSGLIRQSIWDYRLASVKLAQLERKRKLLDKLHQQQKRLTDVGELPVANLLLLEREQVDIDLQQIQLKQQQAEAASLFYRLTGQQQPPETIDDQPSTKLRQVSEFDNQLALHPLWQLQRLQQQQARLLIERQQAGTQDPWTLSLTAKRTADDQLDDNQLGLGITVPLGISSALSQSDLASWQQTNQEQLLQSDRIYLQLKTQAEKLAKQQETLDQQQRLLKQGLSLSRTITEELAKVKDQNQVSYEIWLRRYMDALDTESRLALNRVSQQQLHSQQLQALGISL